In Salisediminibacterium beveridgei, one DNA window encodes the following:
- a CDS encoding PucR family transcriptional regulator: MPLNANRVLELPILQSATLKTGENLLFNKSVEWISVIEMPVENFVRENEFVLTTGIGCYGDPELLEQFVKDVIQSGATVLGLATGRYIFDIPDRIIELAVKHEFIIIDIPWEVRFGDIMQMVLEEINQDNKSERLRTEEIRQELINDVLQNKGPTEIANALYKYIETPVVITDYTRQIKASKEVAEDTLTLFQNRELKPVKPTNISNMAFIEHPLYPHIEVFQVNGEPWYQILIATNHRKQGFLWFQLDSNNELSWFMMNVLEHTITAFALYFLKENAIEMTEIRLKDNFILQLAKQKNNEQIDINSKAELLGYNLDLTYICIVGEIRLKEESADFPKFKRDRPTTSSMQSLNYYIQKEITNAADLMGRKTMATFDEGEVIVYLETDHHLHTETANQFLDTIERRLNELLTEVELKWGIASQKNENNGFHNSYKEAKIALEIGKQNVGSGDRTFFKDTRINRLLMTISTDDDIMQIVKDTIEPLIHYDEKRQTDLVHTFMTYNNYKANVSQTARALNLHRQSLMYRLRNIESLTQLSLVNSDDVFLLELSIRLWMLRKTE, from the coding sequence ATGCCATTAAATGCAAATAGAGTGTTAGAGTTGCCGATTTTACAATCTGCTACTTTAAAAACCGGGGAAAATTTACTGTTTAACAAAAGCGTTGAGTGGATCTCAGTGATTGAAATGCCTGTAGAAAATTTTGTGCGTGAAAATGAATTTGTATTAACAACTGGTATTGGTTGCTATGGTGACCCGGAATTATTAGAACAGTTTGTAAAGGATGTCATTCAATCAGGGGCAACAGTATTAGGTTTAGCAACAGGGAGATATATTTTTGATATACCTGATCGCATTATTGAATTAGCTGTAAAGCACGAATTTATCATCATTGATATTCCTTGGGAAGTTCGCTTTGGTGATATCATGCAAATGGTTTTAGAAGAGATAAACCAGGACAATAAATCTGAAAGGTTGAGAACAGAGGAAATACGACAAGAGCTGATCAATGATGTATTGCAAAATAAAGGACCAACTGAAATCGCGAATGCGCTTTATAAATACATTGAGACGCCAGTTGTCATAACGGATTATACAAGGCAAATTAAAGCTTCTAAAGAAGTGGCAGAGGATACGTTAACTTTATTCCAAAACAGAGAGCTTAAGCCTGTTAAGCCAACAAATATTTCAAATATGGCCTTTATTGAACATCCCCTCTACCCACATATCGAAGTATTTCAGGTGAACGGAGAACCATGGTATCAAATTTTAATTGCTACAAATCATCGAAAACAGGGCTTTTTATGGTTCCAACTTGATTCAAACAATGAGTTAAGCTGGTTTATGATGAATGTGTTAGAGCATACAATTACAGCTTTTGCACTATATTTCCTTAAAGAAAATGCCATAGAAATGACTGAGATTCGTTTGAAAGACAACTTTATTTTGCAGTTGGCTAAACAAAAAAACAATGAACAAATAGATATCAATTCCAAAGCAGAATTACTTGGATATAATCTGGACCTGACGTATATATGTATTGTCGGAGAAATCAGATTGAAAGAAGAGTCGGCAGACTTTCCTAAATTCAAAAGAGATCGGCCAACCACATCATCCATGCAAAGCTTGAATTATTATATACAAAAGGAAATTACGAATGCGGCTGATCTGATGGGAAGAAAAACAATGGCCACTTTCGATGAGGGTGAAGTCATTGTATATTTAGAGACGGATCACCATCTTCACACAGAGACAGCCAATCAATTTTTAGATACGATCGAACGAAGATTAAATGAATTATTGACAGAAGTTGAACTTAAATGGGGAATTGCATCCCAAAAAAATGAGAATAATGGTTTTCATAACAGTTATAAAGAGGCAAAGATAGCGCTGGAGATCGGCAAGCAAAACGTCGGTTCGGGAGACAGAACGTTTTTCAAAGATACACGGATTAATCGTTTATTAATGACGATTTCAACTGACGATGATATTATGCAAATTGTGAAAGATACGATTGAACCACTGATTCATTATGATGAAAAAAGGCAGACAGATTTAGTCCATACATTCATGACTTATAATAATTATAAAGCGAACGTGAGCCAAACGGCCAGGGCATTAAATTTACATCGGCAATCATTGATGTATCGATTGCGGAATATTGAATCTCTTACTCAATTATCATTAGTGAATTCGGATGATGTATTTTTATTGGAGTTAAGTATTCGATTATGGATGCTTAGAAAAACAGAATAA
- a CDS encoding homoserine dehydrogenase produces the protein MKIAFIGFGGVGQALVKILRDRRQKLADDYDMNATIVAVSDIMKGSVYDPNGLDEDHLLDTIAEYNHLDYYPDTASSIKGWDSLKTIKQSNADVIIEVTFTDVKTGQPAIDHCRMAFENNKSIVTTNKGPVALAFQELSQVAKKQNVYWGFEGTVMSGTPALRLPFTTLAGNEITEIKGILNGTTNFMLTEMEKGLSYQDALALAQTNGYAEADPTNDVEGFDARYKTVILSNVVMNAPMKPDDVMCEGISGLTLNDLEIAIENDQRWRLVARIKKEGQSVTASVKPELLHKNDPLATVMGSTNAIVYDCDLAGPVMLTGAGAGLMETGYSLLIDLIHYQKDKVMMKQ, from the coding sequence ATGAAAATAGCTTTTATTGGCTTTGGTGGTGTCGGTCAAGCATTGGTGAAAATACTTCGTGATCGCCGGCAAAAGTTAGCAGATGATTATGATATGAATGCAACGATTGTCGCTGTTTCAGATATCATGAAAGGCTCAGTGTATGACCCAAATGGATTAGATGAGGATCATTTGCTTGATACGATAGCAGAGTATAATCATCTGGATTATTATCCAGATACGGCTTCATCCATTAAAGGTTGGGATAGTTTAAAGACCATTAAACAATCGAACGCTGATGTAATCATAGAAGTGACATTCACGGATGTGAAAACAGGACAACCGGCAATCGATCATTGCCGGATGGCTTTTGAAAATAACAAAAGTATTGTGACGACAAACAAAGGACCAGTAGCGTTAGCTTTTCAAGAATTGTCACAAGTAGCAAAAAAACAGAACGTATACTGGGGATTTGAAGGGACTGTTATGAGTGGCACCCCTGCTCTTCGACTTCCATTTACAACGTTAGCAGGTAATGAAATAACTGAAATTAAAGGAATATTAAACGGAACAACTAATTTCATGCTCACAGAGATGGAAAAGGGTTTGAGCTATCAGGATGCTTTAGCGCTTGCGCAAACTAATGGTTATGCAGAGGCGGATCCTACAAATGATGTAGAAGGATTTGATGCCAGATATAAGACTGTCATACTATCAAATGTTGTCATGAATGCACCGATGAAACCAGATGATGTAATGTGTGAGGGTATTTCAGGATTAACGTTGAATGATTTGGAAATAGCAATTGAAAATGATCAACGGTGGAGACTGGTGGCGAGAATAAAAAAAGAAGGGCAATCAGTGACAGCTTCTGTTAAGCCGGAATTACTGCATAAAAACGACCCGTTAGCTACCGTCATGGGTTCAACGAATGCAATTGTATATGATTGTGATTTAGCGGGCCCTGTCATGCTGACAGGAGCAGGTGCAGGATTAATGGAAACCGGTTATTCCTTGTTGATCGATTTAATTCACTACCAAAAGGATAAAGTGATGATGAAACAATAA
- a CDS encoding cystathionine gamma-synthase family protein — protein MNEPRMSTKAIWAGESDYLAFGATQVPVVHSVSYGYDNMDEWYEVAIGNKKGHIYGRNTNPTVEAFEDKIRLLEGAEAATSFSTGMAAISNTLGTFLFPGDRVVSIKDTYGGTNKIFTEFLPKQHVDVILCETGNHEAIEEEIAKGCQVLYLETPTNPTVKITDITRMVRAGKAAGAIVIVDNTFATPINQNPLELGVDLVIHSATKFLGGHADALGGALCGSKELVEKVYHYREINGATLDPMSAYLLLRGMKTLKLRVDKQNENAMKVAEHLKTIDGVESVFYPGLTEHPGHDIAKQQMRGFGGMLSFSVKGGVDTVRHLLPKLKYANRAANLGAVETIVGPSRTTSHVECTPEERAAMGIPEGLIRYSAGIEDIEDLIEDLDQAFHALPEHLFAR, from the coding sequence ATGAATGAACCAAGAATGTCCACAAAAGCAATTTGGGCCGGCGAAAGTGATTATTTAGCATTTGGTGCTACGCAAGTTCCTGTCGTTCACAGTGTTTCGTATGGATATGACAATATGGATGAATGGTATGAGGTAGCGATTGGGAATAAAAAAGGTCATATATACGGAAGAAATACTAATCCAACTGTAGAAGCATTTGAAGATAAAATTCGTCTGCTAGAAGGTGCAGAAGCAGCCACGAGCTTTTCAACTGGAATGGCAGCAATCAGTAATACGTTGGGAACATTTTTATTCCCTGGTGATAGAGTTGTATCCATTAAAGATACGTATGGGGGAACGAACAAAATTTTCACAGAGTTTTTACCGAAGCAACATGTCGATGTCATTCTTTGTGAAACCGGCAATCATGAAGCAATCGAAGAAGAAATTGCTAAAGGATGCCAGGTATTGTATTTAGAAACACCGACGAATCCAACAGTCAAAATCACTGATATTACTCGGATGGTGAGAGCCGGTAAAGCAGCAGGTGCAATTGTGATTGTAGACAATACCTTTGCTACTCCCATTAATCAGAACCCTCTGGAACTGGGTGTTGACTTAGTTATTCATAGTGCAACGAAATTCTTAGGAGGGCATGCTGATGCTTTGGGTGGAGCGCTTTGTGGCTCCAAAGAGCTGGTTGAAAAAGTTTATCATTACAGAGAAATTAACGGGGCAACTCTCGATCCAATGTCAGCCTATTTACTTTTACGTGGTATGAAGACGTTGAAGCTTCGAGTCGATAAACAAAATGAAAATGCGATGAAAGTAGCGGAACATCTTAAAACAATCGATGGAGTCGAATCCGTTTTCTATCCGGGTCTTACAGAACATCCAGGACATGACATTGCTAAACAACAAATGCGTGGATTTGGAGGTATGTTAAGTTTCTCAGTAAAAGGCGGTGTTGATACAGTTCGTCATTTACTTCCAAAACTGAAATACGCCAACAGAGCAGCTAACTTAGGTGCAGTGGAAACAATTGTAGGACCATCTCGGACAACGAGTCACGTAGAATGTACCCCTGAGGAACGAGCGGCCATGGGCATTCCGGAAGGTCTGATCCGTTATTCAGCAGGTATAGAGGATATAGAAGATCTGATTGAAGATTTAGATCAAGCCTTTCATGCCCTTCCAGAACACTTATTTGCAAGGTGA
- a CDS encoding RNA-guided endonuclease InsQ/TnpB family protein gives MARKKPIKGLRKKKKTVNMQRFTQKQNIGRSTLSAREFRLLQRMSHSSKALRNVGLYTIKQKYLNENKMATTKEIDSAMKTDMNYWGIQSNSVQAVRRTLLSEVKSFFEALKKWKETPEGFTGRPKFPKYSRSTAKRVIEIYQVPKADKDGYWSIPMNTAFRKRFGPLRLRMPKNLMDKNISYIEIVPKQNGRFFEAHYVYEVPMSQMKKQQTTTKALSCDLGVDYLLSCTTNQGDAFLMNGKKLKSINQYFNKKISELKQKNIENGLSKRIVTNQIASLWRKRNLQIDGYLSQTVGLLFKQIKRLNVDTVVMGYNAGWKQESHLGKKNNQEFVQIPFHRLISAIENKCLKEGIRFVKQEESYTSKASFLDHDDIPVWSKGDNTMYSFSGKRLYRGFYRCENGQCIHADINAALNILRKSQVAEWDEKTKIKTPMIMDVQKRKAVA, from the coding sequence ATGGCTAGGAAAAAACCGATTAAAGGATTGCGCAAGAAAAAGAAAACAGTCAATATGCAACGGTTCACCCAAAAGCAGAACATTGGTCGCAGCACCCTTAGCGCTAGAGAGTTTCGACTTCTGCAACGCATGTCTCATAGTTCCAAGGCTTTGCGCAACGTAGGCTTATATACGATTAAACAAAAGTATTTGAATGAAAACAAAATGGCGACAACAAAAGAAATAGACAGCGCAATGAAGACCGATATGAACTATTGGGGCATTCAATCCAACTCCGTACAAGCGGTTCGAAGAACCTTACTCAGTGAAGTAAAGAGCTTCTTCGAAGCGTTAAAGAAGTGGAAAGAAACCCCTGAAGGTTTCACAGGTCGCCCAAAGTTCCCAAAGTATTCTCGTTCCACGGCCAAACGTGTCATCGAAATCTATCAAGTTCCCAAAGCCGATAAGGATGGATATTGGAGCATTCCAATGAATACTGCTTTCAGAAAACGTTTTGGTCCCTTAAGACTGCGAATGCCAAAGAATTTAATGGATAAAAACATTTCTTACATTGAAATTGTGCCAAAGCAAAATGGTCGGTTCTTTGAGGCTCATTATGTATACGAAGTACCTATGTCTCAAATGAAGAAACAACAAACGACGACAAAAGCTTTGAGTTGCGATTTAGGTGTAGATTATCTTCTTAGTTGTACAACGAATCAAGGAGACGCCTTTTTGATGAATGGAAAGAAGTTAAAATCCATCAATCAGTACTTCAACAAAAAGATAAGCGAATTAAAACAGAAAAACATCGAAAACGGCTTGTCGAAACGCATAGTGACAAACCAAATAGCTTCTCTTTGGCGTAAACGAAATCTCCAAATAGACGGCTACCTTTCACAAACCGTAGGTTTGTTGTTCAAACAGATAAAACGACTGAACGTCGATACCGTGGTAATGGGTTATAATGCCGGTTGGAAACAAGAATCGCATTTAGGGAAGAAAAACAATCAAGAGTTCGTACAAATTCCTTTCCACAGATTGATTTCGGCTATTGAGAACAAGTGTCTCAAGGAAGGCATCCGTTTCGTTAAGCAGGAAGAGAGCTACACGTCTAAAGCTAGTTTTCTGGATCATGACGATATTCCGGTTTGGTCAAAAGGCGATAACACGATGTACTCCTTTAGTGGGAAGCGCCTATATCGCGGCTTCTATCGCTGTGAAAATGGACAATGCATCCATGCCGACATTAATGCAGCATTAAATATCCTTCGGAAATCTCAAGTAGCAGAATGGGATGAAAAAACGAAAATAAAAACGCCCATGATCATGGACGTTCAAAAACGTAAAGCTGTTGCTTAG
- a CDS encoding ABC transporter ATP-binding protein: MDKPVLEVNHLHTYFFTDSGVVPAVEDVSFHINKGEVLGIVGESGCGKSVTSLSVMGLVPSPPGKIVDGEIIYRGSGNIDTEEDLVKVTPKRIRQIRGNKIAMIFQEPMTSLDPLFSIGNQISEALFNHTTLSKQEARQKSIGMLKLVGIPRAEAIVDEYPHQLSGGMRQRVMIAIAMSCDPEILIADEPTTALDVTIQAQILEIMKRLNKEQGTAIMLITHDLGVVAEICDRVSVMYAGQVVEEADVRTILKEPKHPYTQGLIKSLPKIYGREKRLYSIPGNVPKPGSIQNGCRFADRCPEVFDRCRQESPELLSIGEGHQCRCFLYARKEEVDHV, translated from the coding sequence ATGGATAAACCTGTACTCGAAGTGAATCATTTGCATACGTACTTCTTTACAGATAGTGGCGTGGTTCCAGCTGTAGAAGATGTTTCGTTTCATATTAATAAAGGAGAAGTTCTGGGCATTGTTGGAGAATCAGGGTGTGGGAAAAGTGTTACGTCTCTTTCTGTCATGGGACTCGTGCCGAGTCCACCAGGGAAAATTGTTGACGGGGAAATAATTTATCGAGGATCTGGCAATATAGATACCGAAGAAGATCTGGTAAAGGTTACACCCAAAAGAATAAGACAAATACGCGGTAATAAGATCGCGATGATATTTCAAGAACCGATGACGTCTTTGGATCCACTGTTTAGCATTGGCAATCAAATCAGTGAAGCATTGTTCAATCATACGACACTTTCGAAACAAGAAGCACGACAAAAATCGATTGGCATGCTGAAATTGGTAGGTATTCCTCGCGCGGAAGCTATTGTCGATGAATATCCGCATCAGCTTTCAGGTGGAATGAGACAACGGGTGATGATTGCGATTGCTATGTCCTGTGATCCTGAGATTCTAATTGCTGATGAACCAACAACAGCTTTGGATGTAACAATACAAGCCCAGATCCTTGAAATCATGAAAAGACTCAATAAAGAGCAGGGAACAGCAATCATGCTGATCACACACGATCTTGGAGTTGTTGCCGAGATCTGCGACAGAGTGAGTGTGATGTATGCCGGCCAAGTCGTTGAAGAGGCGGATGTCCGTACAATTCTGAAAGAACCGAAACATCCGTATACCCAAGGCCTGATTAAATCACTTCCTAAAATCTACGGTCGTGAAAAACGTTTATACTCTATACCTGGAAACGTCCCTAAACCAGGCTCAATCCAAAATGGCTGTCGTTTTGCTGACAGATGTCCAGAAGTATTTGACCGGTGTCGGCAAGAATCACCGGAACTCTTGTCGATAGGGGAAGGTCATCAGTGCCGCTGCTTTCTTTATGCTCGAAAGGAGGAGGTAGATCATGTCTGA
- a CDS encoding M24 family metallopeptidase, translated as MLPFDILEYQERLEKTKSKMNEKGIEVLLITDPANMNYLTGYDAWSFYVHQMVAIVIDEPQPFWLGRFQDANGAKATTWIYDGNVIAYPDYYVHSDTYHPMDFIGEILSQIGQGNRNVGVEMDNYYFSAKALERLKRAMPNATFKDGDLLVNHVRIVKSDQEIEYMNRAAVIADQAMFRGIDSIRAGVRECDVAATIYYYLISGTEEYGGGYPSIVPLLPSGKNSGIPHLTWTDRKYQEGDMALVELAGCYQRYHVPLARTVSIGQPSEKMNSLTSIVVEGVNEVLEAAKPGLTCGDLEEVWRKSIGRYGIEKEARLGYSVGLGYPPDWGEHTASIRKGDPTILKPNMTFHLIPALWFENYGIEITETFKITDKGSETFTKYPRELTVKHPYIFNQHEGEIS; from the coding sequence ATGCTGCCGTTTGATATTTTGGAGTATCAGGAACGCTTGGAGAAAACAAAGAGTAAAATGAATGAAAAGGGGATTGAGGTATTATTGATAACAGATCCTGCGAACATGAACTATTTAACAGGATACGATGCATGGTCATTTTATGTTCATCAAATGGTGGCCATTGTTATTGATGAACCACAGCCTTTTTGGTTGGGCCGGTTTCAGGATGCCAATGGAGCGAAAGCAACAACATGGATTTATGACGGAAATGTGATTGCTTATCCTGATTATTATGTTCATTCTGACACGTATCATCCAATGGATTTCATAGGAGAAATCTTAAGTCAAATTGGCCAAGGTAACCGGAATGTTGGTGTGGAGATGGATAACTATTATTTCTCCGCAAAGGCATTGGAAAGATTAAAAAGGGCAATGCCAAATGCCACTTTTAAAGATGGGGATCTGTTAGTGAACCATGTGAGAATCGTTAAATCCGATCAGGAAATTGAATATATGAATCGTGCAGCAGTTATCGCTGATCAAGCAATGTTCCGCGGGATCGATAGTATTAGAGCGGGTGTTCGCGAGTGTGATGTTGCGGCTACTATTTATTATTATTTAATTTCCGGCACAGAGGAGTATGGTGGTGGATATCCATCGATTGTGCCTTTATTACCATCAGGAAAAAATTCTGGCATCCCTCATTTAACCTGGACAGATCGAAAGTATCAGGAAGGTGATATGGCACTTGTTGAACTGGCTGGCTGCTATCAGCGTTATCATGTTCCACTGGCTCGAACCGTCAGCATCGGTCAACCTTCTGAAAAAATGAATTCATTAACGTCCATTGTAGTTGAAGGAGTCAATGAAGTATTAGAAGCAGCAAAGCCTGGCTTAACATGCGGTGATCTGGAAGAAGTTTGGCGCAAAAGCATTGGTCGCTATGGGATAGAAAAAGAAGCACGTCTTGGCTATTCGGTAGGTCTTGGCTATCCTCCCGATTGGGGAGAGCATACGGCGAGCATTCGAAAAGGGGATCCAACTATTTTAAAACCTAACATGACTTTCCATCTTATTCCTGCATTATGGTTTGAAAATTACGGGATTGAAATAACAGAAACGTTTAAAATTACAGATAAGGGCAGTGAAACTTTCACTAAATATCCAAGGGAGCTGACGGTAAAGCATCCCTATATTTTCAACCAACACGAAGGAGAAATTTCATAA
- a CDS encoding ABC transporter ATP-binding protein: protein MSEALLEVRGLKKYFDVTGGVFSKKVGEVKAVDDVSFTVKEGEVLGIVGESGCGKSTTGKALLRLIEPTAGSVFFKGQDITLLSDEEMRKTRRDMQIIFQDPYASLNPRHKIAKILSEPLIVHGIGDSKERMKIVKEILEIVGLPGDNAAKYPHQFSGGQRQRIGIARALIVNPKLVICDEPVSALDVSIQSQILNLMEDLKDKFGLTYVFIAHDLSVVKHISDRVGVMYLGRMVELTENESLYGEPLHPYTRSLLSAVPDPDPDRKQERVILKGDVPSPSNPPNGCAFHTRCPDCMDICKEVRPSFNEVLVNHFVACHLYEEDGKPVPPEQFKATK from the coding sequence ATGTCTGAAGCTCTTCTCGAAGTCAGAGGGTTAAAAAAATACTTTGATGTAACTGGAGGCGTATTTTCTAAAAAAGTAGGCGAAGTAAAGGCGGTAGACGATGTCTCTTTTACTGTAAAAGAAGGAGAAGTGCTGGGAATCGTCGGCGAATCCGGATGTGGGAAATCCACTACAGGAAAAGCCTTGCTTCGATTAATCGAACCGACTGCAGGGAGTGTCTTTTTTAAAGGGCAGGATATCACATTATTATCAGACGAAGAAATGCGAAAAACACGTCGTGATATGCAAATCATCTTTCAGGATCCCTATGCATCTCTGAACCCTCGACACAAAATTGCTAAAATACTCAGTGAACCGCTCATAGTTCACGGCATTGGCGACAGTAAAGAACGGATGAAAATCGTCAAGGAGATTCTCGAAATTGTCGGCTTACCCGGGGATAATGCTGCGAAATACCCGCATCAGTTCAGCGGTGGACAGCGTCAGCGTATTGGTATTGCACGTGCTTTAATTGTAAATCCGAAATTGGTGATCTGTGATGAACCGGTATCTGCACTTGACGTATCCATTCAATCTCAGATTCTGAATCTGATGGAAGATCTTAAAGATAAATTCGGATTAACCTACGTATTTATTGCCCACGATTTAAGTGTCGTGAAACATATCAGTGACAGAGTGGGCGTGATGTACCTTGGCAGGATGGTTGAACTGACGGAAAATGAATCTCTCTATGGTGAACCACTTCATCCCTATACCCGTTCACTACTTTCTGCTGTACCCGACCCGGACCCGGATCGGAAACAGGAAAGAGTGATTTTGAAGGGTGATGTACCCAGTCCTTCAAATCCACCAAATGGCTGTGCGTTTCACACCAGATGTCCGGATTGCATGGATATCTGTAAAGAGGTCAGACCGTCTTTCAATGAAGTTTTGGTTAACCACTTTGTTGCCTGTCATCTGTATGAGGAGGATGGAAAGCCTGTCCCACCTGAACAGTTTAAGGCGACGAAATAA
- a CDS encoding aldehyde dehydrogenase family protein — MQTKVRREQMLIAGDWIYAEKTFQVKDPQNNQVIANVPSASVEDMIYAIEQAESAFRHLSSWPTHERILVLNLAADYIEEYFEMFSETIATEGSKTITEARGEVKRTIQTIRISAEEARRLKGETINFDQKEGSENRVGYEYRFPIGVIGAITPFNDPLNLVAHKIGPALAAGNPVIIKPASMTPLSALLLAKAFTHAGVPKGFLSVITGAGREIGEPLVTSKAVKMITFTGGISAGEKIAKQAGIKKISMELGSNSPVIVLKDACLSEAVSSSVSGAFAAAGQNCIGVQRIFVESPVYNDFLQSFIERTQELQVGDKMSEWTDMGPMIHEKEAIRVEEWIQEAVYEGAVIEAGGNRDGAFVEPTVLTNVSHESKIYKEEIFGPVVIIESVTELQEAVKLANDVDYGLQAGIFTKNVDHAFYAIQHLHVGGVMVNDSSDYRIDEMPFGGVKGSGLGREGVRHAMKEMSDQKVVCFKITNMLGA, encoded by the coding sequence ATGCAAACAAAAGTGCGCAGAGAACAAATGCTCATTGCAGGAGATTGGATATACGCAGAAAAAACCTTTCAAGTGAAAGATCCACAAAATAATCAAGTCATTGCAAATGTCCCGTCAGCATCGGTTGAAGATATGATTTACGCAATTGAACAAGCTGAGTCGGCATTTCGTCATCTTTCATCCTGGCCAACCCATGAAAGAATCCTTGTATTAAATCTGGCAGCGGACTATATTGAAGAATACTTTGAGATGTTTTCCGAGACGATTGCCACAGAAGGAAGTAAGACCATTACGGAAGCTCGCGGAGAAGTGAAAAGAACGATTCAAACAATTCGTATAAGTGCAGAAGAAGCAAGACGATTAAAAGGGGAAACGATTAATTTTGACCAAAAAGAAGGAAGTGAGAATCGGGTTGGCTATGAGTATCGTTTTCCAATTGGCGTGATTGGTGCGATTACACCTTTTAATGATCCACTTAATTTAGTGGCTCATAAAATTGGTCCAGCTCTTGCAGCAGGAAATCCGGTTATCATCAAGCCAGCTTCCATGACACCATTGAGTGCTCTATTATTAGCGAAAGCTTTCACTCATGCAGGTGTACCAAAAGGATTCCTGTCAGTCATTACCGGAGCGGGTCGAGAAATTGGAGAACCGTTGGTAACCAGTAAAGCAGTGAAAATGATTACATTCACTGGTGGAATAAGTGCCGGAGAAAAAATTGCAAAACAGGCAGGAATAAAGAAAATCAGCATGGAGCTTGGTTCTAATTCACCTGTGATTGTTTTGAAGGATGCTTGCCTGTCCGAGGCTGTATCGTCTTCGGTTTCAGGAGCATTTGCAGCTGCAGGTCAAAACTGTATTGGAGTTCAACGGATCTTCGTGGAATCACCAGTGTACAATGACTTTCTTCAGTCGTTTATTGAAAGAACACAAGAGTTACAAGTGGGCGATAAAATGTCAGAATGGACCGACATGGGTCCAATGATTCATGAAAAAGAAGCTATACGAGTAGAAGAATGGATTCAAGAAGCGGTATACGAAGGAGCTGTGATCGAGGCAGGTGGAAATAGAGATGGTGCTTTTGTTGAGCCGACTGTTTTAACAAATGTATCTCATGAATCGAAAATTTATAAAGAAGAAATTTTCGGACCGGTTGTGATTATTGAATCGGTGACAGAACTTCAAGAGGCAGTTAAATTAGCTAATGATGTTGATTACGGATTGCAAGCAGGTATTTTCACAAAAAATGTAGATCACGCCTTTTATGCGATTCAGCACCTTCATGTTGGAGGAGTAATGGTGAATGACAGCAGTGATTACAGAATAGATGAAATGCCTTTCGGTGGAGTTAAAGGTTCTGGGTTAGGAAGAGAAGGTGTACGTCACGCAATGAAAGAGATGAGTGACCAAAAAGTGGTCTGTTTCAAAATCACTAACATGTTGGGCGCATAA